The Aedes albopictus strain Foshan chromosome 2, AalbF5, whole genome shotgun sequence region aatctttggtggaatttctatagaaatcttaaaaaaaaaatccgggaattattcttgcaggaatatctcaatgaacctctggaggatttcctcaacgaatttctgagagatttctttagatatttctggagtaatttatgaagggaagcattggagatattcctggagaaatttttggaggatttcctgaatacattcctggagggttttttgaaattccatttttgtttattttaagaATATTCTTCGGTTCTACAAAATTACTCTAAACCTAGAATAGATATGTATATGTACAGATAAAATGCTATTGGTACCTGAACCATCATTCATATATTACTGAATTGAAATCATATACTGCGTTCCATTTTGGTTGATTGTTAAACCAGGAGATTAAAAATCCAAACAAGAATAGCTGAAGTTTGACTTCCAACAATTTATTTCCCGGAACAAAATAGCTGCCACATTGTTTAGCCATACCGTGCCCGTCATCCTTGTTACTGGAACTAAACCCGCTGTATCACTTCAGCTATAAACCCACGAAGGATTACTGTTTCAACCCTCATCCGCGCACATAGTGACGATCATTATGGCGACCCACCTAACCAACCAGCGCAGCGCAATCATAGTTGATGATGGCATACCTTCAAGAAATAGCAACCGACTAGCAACTTCACCCTTGTCTACACACACTATATCGTGCATCATACATTCATGACAGATGAGGGTCTGTGGTGCGGTCGCGGTCGTTCcatccattggcgtaactaggattttttcctggagggggcccagggggggcctgacttgagatgaattttaagcgggatgggcgccagatatgtgaatatgtaaatcagtattgtagttttgagtaatcaaaatgactgttttagatttgttcatagtttcgtaaactatatgagtacgaacaattcttctaagatttttttttccattgcttgcttcagtgattctatcatggcttcttccagaaattcaatcaagaattcatctagggattccactagacattttttcgaggttttttcctgggatatctttagtggttcctccagtaattgttccagagcttttttcgaggtttccttcaggaattttaccagagatcctttaaggtatttctgcaagtattcagagatttctacaggaatttctccatatatgcctttcagaattccactagagattgccccaataattacatctggaatgatttgaagtatttctgcagaaaagtATTCCTGAAATTATCTTAGAAAGTTTTACTTAGCgaatattaaaaaatattccaagaattgtttgaaaaatttgtacaaaaaacctttagggatcctagttttccttcaacaattactgtagACATTGATTTCTccattttttatccaggaatattcctacaaaaattcttccaggtattcgctaagaaagctctcctgagattccattaaGAGTTCCTCATatggcttgcttccgggattcctcatcgggtttcttcagaaattacttcaagagttccttcaggaattcaccggaaatttcttctgttattcttacaaaaacgaattccgagattattttaaacatttctagaagagttcttattgggattccttaagaaactcccgcaggaattaatccaggatttcaggatttcctcaggaatttcagcggtttcttcagtatttcccctgagaattcttcagaaaatcctcctggaattccctcagatattgaactttgtatttcatcaggaatgaatcttgagattcctccaggaactccttcggaaattcctcccagatttttttcaagaattatactaggtattccttctggcatgcctctaggatttcattcagcctTTCTCCAGAGACtgctgcaagagttctaccaggaatttctccaggttttaccccaggtatttcctcaggaattactccaggaatttattcaagtttggatccaggaattcttccgaaaattcttccagggtttcttccaagaattaaaacaggaatttcttctctagggtttcctctgcacattcctccaggatttatatcatggatcccttcaggaattccactgatgattcctgcagtaattcctttctgaattcctctaaaaatttctccaggaattccttcagaaatttctccatggattccttccagaattcctctagagattcttccaggaattctcaagatattcatttagggattcctcctggagttcttccatgaatagttccacggaatttccccaagatttccaatagagatttgtccaggagttcctcctgaggttctcccagaaattgtttcagggattcctccaggttttttttagcaagaattcccccagggattcttccaagtaattctctagaaattcctctaaggatgcctccaggaattcctcaagaggttacttaagaattaccccaagaatcccttcagaaagtcctccaggaatttatccaggaactcccataggaattcgttcagcaattactaccacaattccttcagaaattcctcctgggattcctccaaaaattcctccgggaattcctctagaaatttctcttggaattttttcagaaatttctcttggagtttcttcattaatttctcttgaaatttcttcaaaaatttcttttggaatttcttaagaaatttctccattaattgctaccaaaatttttctcgagattcctccaggagttcattcaagaattcttctagggatagttccaaggaatttccccaaaaattcctttacagattaatccaggaattcttcctgggattccgcaaggcatttgtccagaactttctgcaggaatttgtccagagaactttccaggtattcctcctgcggtttctccagaaattgcttcaggaattcctccagggatttttccaagaattttcccagggattcttccaagaatttctctagaaatttctctaaggattcctctaggaatttttcaagagttttctttagaaatttctcctggaagtttctccatggactcatcccgggatttctccaacaattcatctagagattgcttcgggagttcttctaaaaactccaaactccactagattgctcccagagttcttctgaaaactccaccaggaactcatctagtccaggaatttctccagggattcttcaaggaaattctccagggtttcctccagggatttcttaaggaatttctcgagagattcctccaggaattgatacaggcatgtctccaggaatttatccaggggttcctccaggcattcctccagaagttcctccagagatttctatagggattcctccaggcattaatccaggattcctttagaaattactaccgcaatttctccaagaacttgtctaaaaaatcctccagggattcatttagaaattaccccaagaattcctcccggagtttatccaagaaatattccaataattcttcctgggattcctgaatgatttcctcctgagataactatttatttatatttatttatttgacaacaTCTTCGGCTGAATGCCGCACAGAATGATTAGCTAgacttaattctatttttaaacactaatTTACTTCTATTAAAATCAAACGAGTCACACACATCATTAAACAACCTACAACACGATTCAAACGGGCTGTGATATCCGTAATCCGAACGATGAATGGGAATCCACAGCTATCTTGAATTGCGAAGGCGGCGGGCTGGAGCGTGGAAGTGCAAGTTGCTAAGAAGACAGCTGCAATCGATTTTGCCGGTGATTACACCGGTAACCacgtctctaggaattccttcaaatattttttcaggaatcctccaggaaatcctcaagttattcttttaaaaatttccccagaaattctttctggaatttattcaagaattaattcaggtattcctcctggcattcttccaggatttcatccaggcattactccagcgactcctccaggagttctaccacgaatttcaccaaaaattaccccaggtatttcttcaggaattcctccaggaatttcttcggaaattcgtacagcaattacttcaggaattgttccaggagttcctcctgaaattcttccagggtttcccccaagaattaatccaggaatttcttctccacggtttcctctacacattcctccaggaattatttcatggattcctccaaaaattccaccgacgatttctccagtaattcttccagaaattccttctgaaattgctcctgtaagtcctccagaaattcctctggaaatttctcctggaactccattagaaattcttctcagaattcctctaggaatttctctaggaatttctttaggaatttctctaggaatatattcagaaatttctccatggattccttccagaattcctttcgagattcttccaggaattcattgaaggattcctcaaagaattgattaagagattcctcctggaattcatccatgaatagttccatggaatttcctcaagatttcctaaagagatttgtccagaaattcctcctgagagtccaccaggaacttgtccggaagttcctccaggaatccctcctaaggatactccagaaatttgtttcagggatttctccagggttctttccaagaatatctccagagattcgttcaagaatttctgtagaaatttctctaagaatttttgcgggaattccttatgaggtttcttcagacataccccaggaattccttcagaaagtccttcaggaattcatataggaattcctcttggaattcctgagaaattactaccgcaatgtctccaggggctcctcaagaacttccaccaagatttactgcagatatttcttcagaaattcctacaggaatttcttcagaaattgatccaggaatccctccaggaatttcttcgggaaatcctacagcattcctccaggaaattctgcaggaaatccttcagatattgcttccgatattcttcaagaaattctatagaaatttatccaagggattcctccggaaattcttgcaggtttcctctaggaattaatccatgaaattcaactccagggattcctctagaaatccgtccaggagttatttcacgggttcttctagaaattccaccaggaatttctccaagaatataccagaaattcctgcagggattcctctaaggatttttccgtgagattcctccaagaattcctcctggaactcctccagaaattcctctgggaattcttctaaaaatttatcttggaatttcatcagaaatttctctaatgctccaggcattactccacgaacttctccagggatgcctccttcagaaatttatccattaacttttccagggaatccgccaggaatttgtccagaaaattttctagaatttcctccagaaatccatcttggaattgctgtgaaaatttgcttatgatttcacaaaaaaaaatgtgtctatgatgcttcgttcttgagttatgatttttcaaagtacgtggtgtctgtggaaaatgtttgtttttcactggagtttgccggaaaattaggcgaccctgattttttttcaatttagtttttcaaatatatatgatccctacctaatttcattaagctgcagaaccttcgtaccaatttgtacgataataaaaaaatcccctaatgctccaggcattagtccaggaacttttccagagattccgtatggattttttccagaaggttctcccagatttcctccagaaatacatctaggaattcctcctgtgatctcttgaagaattcctctagggatttctccaggaatgcatccagattcatctaaaaaattttctaataatttctagagggatttctgatgcaGATTTTCCAGATTTTCTTTCTTGAAATTActagcataattgctcttcggattcctccagaattcatccagggatttctccaggtatactttcagaaattactccagggattcctgcaactattgctccgagaattcttgtaatgatttcttccgaaatttctctcgggatttttttttttaatttttttagcggttagttaaaaaattacagtattccgttcataatgttttgcagggattcaacccaggatttttttaggattacttgtagatttgttgaataatttgaaggatttcgagaggaattccttcagagatttgtattgaaattcttttagataactttagagggacatagaagccaaaaaattcgccaagaagtcatccaggaattctttcacaattatctcatgaataccaagtcttttacaagtccaatcatgaatatcttcaagattACGATTACCCCATGCAgtaccagcttttaaatatattaaatcttccccaatgaccatttgaatttgtgcgttgtttgatagatgcaaaaatacccctggcccacgaaataaaagaaattaatagtcacctacagcatggttttaatgaatacactcgcgtttacacttcagctacgtacatctattctcactaggaattcaaaaactccattgcaaattcaaccagatttttttcccacatgatacttgatttccaaaaagaagcacttaaccatattttgcagtaatgctgctagaaaattcaaagattcttaaagatacccatccaggaattcctggaaattatcatttagtattaatttctcagttgagaattgtctccaataactgtcgatttaaacacatattatgccaaattaaTGTCTATTATAGGGCTCTGCACtgctttgattttgtatgggattttgacgtttcgtggccttgttgtttacaaaatttctgtaagagtgaaagagaaggagataatttcatgcactgccctatagatctactagctgtacccggcaaactttgtcttgcctactgcgttttttgacgttttaaatTTCTAGCCAAGGCCAAATCCCCGGTCcccggtatggaagatcgattttcaaaaactctcaattttcccatgttttaggcctcataaaccttccttgggtgaaaactaacagaacaaaacctggacgacccaaatcggacctttcgttcgcaagttatgcgcggtcccacgtatgccactacatttttatatatataagatgtttgtcaccacgacagtggttttagattttttctaatttccatatataaagtcatgacaaatttctggggggggcctggcggattctggggggggcctggcccccctggccccccctctagttacgccaatggttcCATCCCAGCCCCACAGGAGAAAATGAAAATGCACTCAACTATTATCCTCGAGAACGAAGCCCATAATCGTCGCGGTTTCACCACCTCCGAAGGTCGTTGGCGGCAGTCAACGCGCGAACGGATAGTTGCATTTTATCGCATCATCACCTTGCCTTTACCATCATCATCCATCGCATCGTatagtcgtcgttgtcgtcacctTCGTTTGTTCTATCTATCTAGTGCTGGTTGGAGAGCGCGAACTACGCGAAGAGGTGTTTTGATTAAAAGCTGTCAGCggaagcgtcgtcgtcgtcgacgcttTCTCGACTGCACTATGGAAGTTTACATTATACCTACCTACGTACAACACACAATAATTTGCTTGTCTACTCTAGGATGATTAATAACTGCGCGACGTTCGTTCCGAGAATGTAGGTAGTACAAAGTAACATAGTGCTTCATGAGAagactgattgattgattgatgttCGATCAGGCGGCAAGTATGCGTAGCATGTATGCAGCATGCAAGAGCATTATCAGCGAATACTGCGATAATACTGATTTGTGTAGCGGAAGCCGGATGATCCTGATTTGCTCTGCTCCGATTCAAGGGAATCGTTTGATGGATTACGATGGGTGAACATAACATACAAATGAGTCCCTGTGCAGGATTCCGTTGTGACGCAATTCAGCAGAACGATACTCACCTGGAATGGAAGGGAGAGAAAAATGACGAGATTTAGTTAAAACAGTGTTAAAGCAGGAAATAGTGCTATGGTAAAAGATAAACATAAACGGAAAGTCTCTGAGAGATATTAAAAGAAGTAGATATCAGATTATGAATGTTTAATATAAATAGCATTCAAATAGTATTGGTTTCTAAGAGCATTGCCTCTTTCTTAGCGTAATGTTCGCACTGGAACAGACCCTGCttatcagcttagtgttctatgtaaGCGTTCTCTACAAATCTCtacaaattgaatgattttttttgtaactcTGTAAAGATGTGAAGTTTCAGTTCATGATGGTAACTGTACACTACTATCAGTCAAAAGTATGAAGGTACATCTGATTCTTCGCTGGCTCAATCTCATGAAGATATGAAGTATTTGGTTCTATTTCTTGTTGTTTTGCTCACAAACAATTTATAATTAATCCTTttttaacttatatttttttctctttcttttttacAGGTAAGCTAGCTGACTAGAGTGTTGATTATGGatggtaaaattttgaaaatgttatacATACAGTGAAACCATGTTTGTTTTTCTTCTTTCACTTATAATAATTTTACAGCTTTTTTACATTTCGACTCCTGTACTGTATTTGCACAGCGCCTTACCTTGATTGGTGTTTGTGTTAACACTCTATCTGATTTATGCTTCGGATGTCATTCGTATCTGTACAGCTATTATTATAACAGTTGTCAATATCATGGCTACCAAGGGCTACCAAACTACTCGACAGTGAGATGACCGCAGAATGAGTGAGAAAGATAGGGAGGTGCTGAACGGCAGCATTAATTGGCGCGTGGAGTAACTAAATCATATAGGTGCTCCGGGTTTAAACTTCTAGAGATCTCCTAGAATCATCATTCTCTGTACGGCCACCAACTAGCTAAGATCAACCGCCATCTAGTCAAGTTTTAAAGTGTAGTAATTAGTCCAATAAATGTATAGTCTGTAGTGTTAATAAAAGTGTTATGTAAAGTGTACTAAATGTAGTTAGTGTCAGTGAAATAAAGTGTTTTAAAGTGTAAACGTTGTAACTTGCACTGCACCTGGAACCTACGTTTCTTGAAACCGGAACATCTACATACCCGCCTGGGCACTACAGACTCCGGATCCTGGAAAACCTAGACGATcacaggaatctctggtggaacacTTGGTTAAGGTCACaacattggtgccgtgaccaggatcagTGTTCCAAGGAACGGCGTCGGTTGGACCTTCTTTGAGTCAACGGACAAAGGACTTACGCCATTACGCCATCATTGCAACTTGGTGCATTGATTCGAGGCACAAAGGACTTACGCCATTGCAACACTTGGCGTCAAGTAGGCTTGAGGGCGCCATTGGGACTCTTTGGAGTAGCCGGTAGAGAATCAGCATTCAAGGCCTGTTGAACAGGCTCACAAGGTGAGTACCTGTCCAACAAATATCAAAAAGCTTTCATCTCTACCTGGTCATTTTCTGCCCCTCTCGGTACTATTTCGGGCGTGGACTTGGTGGCTGAGAACGAGCCAACGGGATCTGGAACCAATCCGGATCGGAATCCAGGACAATCGGATCGGAATCTTATCGTTGACGACTCAACGATTCTTGGTGTCATCTTGgacgatttggtggtgcgacacGGACTTCTACCGTGCATTTGGACCAATCGGCCTTGGAACAACTTGGGACGAATCCTAATCGTCAACCGGAAATCAACGTTTCTGTGAAAGCTGCGGTGTGCACAAAAAATACAAGGCCTATTAAGACAGGCTCACAAGGTGAGTACCTGTCCTATTTCATTACTGGTGTGTCGAAGGGTGCTCCGCTTGTGCCATATTTGCAGAATCGGCTCTGGTCAACGTGCTCGTGGCAATTTTGGCGCTTCAACGGTAGATTACACTTTTGTACTGGTGATTGGCATTTCGGATTTGTTCGAAGGAGTTGTAGCAGGTTCCAGAGAGATAATTTGTACAAGGCCTAATTGACAGGCTCACCAGGTGAGTACCTGTCCAAATCCATAAATCTCTCTTGGAAAGGTTCCACGCTTTGCCCCGTACATTCGCAGGCCAATTCCTGATACTTCGACGCTCTACCATCATCGAAAACGCTGTTCGCCATGGGGAAGAAGCTGAAAGCCAAAATCCACGTCAGGGACAACATTGTGGACTTCCTGAAACGTACTGCGAAGTTCTTGGCCAGCAGTCAGGCAGCGGACGAGAATCAAATACGGTTTCGTTTGGAGAAATTGGAGGCCAAATGGGACGAGTTCGAGGAAGCACAAGCAGACATCGAGGAAACGGACGACCACGAGGAAAACATGGAGGCACATCGAGAGGTCAGGGAAAATTTCGAGGAAATGTATTTCGAGGTAAGGGCAGGGTTAGTTGGCAAATTACCACAGAATACGCAAACGCATTCGATACAAGGGCCTTCTCTATCAGTATCCCAGTCGGAGTCGACAAATGTTCATGCCTATGTACGACTTCCTCAAATCAATCTTCCCGAGTTTGATGGAAGTTTTGATAAATGGTTACCCTTTCACGATACATTCAAGGCCCTGATCGATTCTTCCCCTGATCTAAGTAGTATCCAAAAATTTCACTATTTGAGAGCGTCTCTAAGAGGTGATGCGTTGAAACTGGTAGATTCTTATCCCATGAGCGAGGCTAATTACGATGTTGCTTGGAATGGTTTGGTCGCTCGGTTCTCCAACGGGTATCTTCTGAAGAAACGCCATCTGAACGCCATGTTCGAGTTCCCGAAAATTAGGAAGGAGTCAGCTATAGGTATCCATGACGTCATCGACTGTTTCGAGCGCAACACCAAAATTCTGGACCAGTTAGGAGAGCGTACCAGCAGCTGGGGCGCAATGCTGACTCATCTGATGGTGTCCAAGCTGGATGACGTCACACAAAAACGCTGGGAGGAGCATGCATCTGATGAAGCTGAGCCATCTTTCGCCGTCCTattggagttcctgaaaaaacagACAAGGGTACTTGATGCAGTCTTGGTGGATCAAAAGGTTTCTACTGCACAAGGTCAACCTACGTTGGGCGGAATCAAGTCTCGTCCTCCCAAAATCTCGGTCAACTCGGCGACTGAGCGGAAGGTCCAAAATTGCGTCTCTTGCGGTGAGCAACATTCGATCGTACAATGTCCGTCTTTCAATCAACTTCCGGTCGATAAGCGTCTACAATTGTCCAACTCGAAACGGCTTTGCAGCAACTGTCTAGGTCGGAATCATTTGGCTCGTGACTGTCCTTCCAAATATCGATGCAGAACCTGTGGCAAGAAGCACCATTCGTTGCTCCATCCTGGATTTCCTGGTTCCGGTTCTACGTCCACGTTTGATTCGGAAGCTTCGACGGCACAAGGGGTGCATATCGCAGGAACAACGACCTCGGACGACGCTTCGGGCTCTGGTGGTACTGTTACTAGCTCGTTGGCATCTATCGCAACCAACATGGCGGTTGAGCATCCTGGAAAACACGTCTTCTTGCTCACTGTGCTACTCAAAATCAAGGACAACTGGGGCAGGACACATCTGGCACGAGGCCTGCTGGATTCTGGATCACAAGCAAATTTGATGTCGGAAAGGCTTTGTCAGTTGCTCAAACTTCCACGGCGAGCGAAACGGGTGGAGATTACTGGCATCGGTCAAACTCGGAGGAATACAGCGCACAAAGTGTCTGCGTCCATCTCGTCACGAATTCTGGACTTTTCTTTGTCGATGGATTTTTTGGTACTGGGGGAGGTCACAGCTGATCAACCGTCTTCTTCTCTTCCATTGGCAAAATGGGTACTGCCAACCGGCATGCAACTCGCGGATCCAGAATTCCACGTTTCCGGACCTATAGATCTGGTACTTGGTTCTCAATTTTACTACGATTTTCATCTGCTCGATGGTGGCCGGGTTCAAGTTCGTAGGCTCGATAGTACGCTTCCGATTTTCGTCAATACCGTTTTTGGTTGGGTAGCTGCTGGTGAATCTGAACGATCTAGCACAAGCACAACGGTTTCTTGTCATCTGGCGACTGCGGAACCACTGGATAAGGCAATCGAGAAATTTTGGACCATTGAGGAGATGATGGACAAACCACTACGTTCCCAGGAAGAAGAAGATTGCGAGCAACATTTCCAAGCCACAATTACGCGAGACTGTACTGGCCGTTACGTTGCGCGTTATCCGAAGAAGATTGGATTCCACGAGAAAATAGGCGATTCAATCAGCACTGCCTTGCGTCGATTTAGTCAATTGGAGAGGCGTTTGAATCGAGATGCAAATCTACACCGACAGTACAGCGATTTCCTACAAGAGTACCTGGATATGGACCACATGCGCCTGGTTGGCACGGTGAAAGATGTAAAGGACGAAGGACGAACAGTTTTCTACCTCCCCCACCATCCCGTTTTCAAGGAGTCGAGTTCAACAACAAAAGTCCGGGTGGTTTTCGATGGCTCTGCGAAGACGACAACTGGCTGCTCTCTAAACGATGCTCTGCTCACTGGCCCGGTCATTCAAGATGATTTGATTGACCTCATGATTCGTTTTCGCAAGCACTCAATAGCTCTGGTAGCGGACGTAGCCAAAATGTATCGGCAGGTGCGGATTCATCCAGACGATACGCCTCTACAGCGCATTCTGTGGCGGTTCAATCAAGACGAGCCAATTCAAATTTTCGAGCTGCAGACTGTCACGTATGGTTTGTCACCATCATCGTTTATCGCCACACGTGCCCTCAAACAACTTGCGAATGACGTTGGTAGCAAATACGAGCACGCAGCCACGGCAGTAACGGAGGACTTCTACATGGACGATTTTCTCTCGGGAGAGGATTCGGTGGCAACGGCGAAAATACTGAGAGACGAAGTCCAATCTCTTATGGCCGAAGGAGGATTTGAACTACGCAAGTGGAGCTCGAACTCGCCCGAGGCATTATGCGACCTACCCTCGGATGCTCTTGAAGGACAACCGACGGTACACTTTGAAGGAGAGCAGAAGG contains the following coding sequences:
- the LOC134286212 gene encoding uncharacterized protein LOC134286212, with the protein product MGKKLKAKIHVRDNIVDFLKRTAKFLASSQAADENQIRFRLEKLEAKWDEFEEAQADIEETDDHEENMEAHREVRENFEEMYFEVRAGLVGKLPQNTQTHSIQGPSLSVSQSESTNVHAYVRLPQINLPEFDGSFDKWLPFHDTFKALIDSSPDLSSIQKFHYLRASLRGDALKLVDSYPMSEANYDVAWNGLVARFSNGYLLKKRHLNAMFEFPKIRKESAIGIHDVIDCFERNTKILDQLGERTSSWGAMLTHLMVSKLDDVTQKRWEEHASDEAEPSFAVLLEFLKKQTRVLDAVLVDQKVSTAQGQPTLGGIKSRPPKISVNSATERKVQNCVSCGEQHSIVQCPSFNQLPVDKRLQLSNSKRLCSNCLGRNHLARDCPSKYRCRTCGKKHHSLLHPGFPGSGSTSTFDSEASTAQGVHIAGTTTSDDASGSGGTVTSSLASIATNMAVEHPGKHVFLLTVLLKIKDNWGRTHLARGLLDSGSQANLMSERLCQLLKLPRRAKRVEITGIGQTRRNTAHKVSASISSRILDFSLSMDFLVLGEVTADQPSSSLPLAKWVLPTGMQLADPEFHVSGPIDLVLGSQFYYDFHLLDGGRVQVRRLDSTLPIFVNTVFGWVAAGESERSSTSTTVSCHLATAEPLDKAIEKFWTIEEMMDKPLRSQEEEDCEQHFQATITRDCTGRYVARYPKKIGFHEKIGDSISTALRRFSQLERRLNRDANLHRQYSDFLQEYLDMDHMRLVGTVKDVKDEGRTVFYLPHHPVFKESSSTTKVRVVFDGSAKTTTGCSLNDALLTGPVIQDDLIDLMIRFRKHSIALVADVAKMYRQVRIHPDDTPLQRILWRFNQDEPIQIFELQTVTYGLSPSSFIATRALKQLANDVGSKYEHAATAVTEDFYMDDFLSGEDSVATAKILRDEVQSLMAEGGFELRKWSSNSPEALCDLPSDALEGQPTVHFEGEQKVKTLGVAWETRSDCLSIDIPAINVEQQWTKRKIFSAIAQLYDPLGLVSPVVAWAKIKMQQLWLVPIDWDDLVPDESVEKWLEFCIQLPLLQDFKVPRCILIQSPTTTQFHTFCDASEVGYGACIYMRSINAEGRIEVQLVAAKSRVAPIKRLSLPRLELCAALLEAKLYVKVSTALKMEGTPCWFWSDSMVPLHWIQAPPNTWQTFVGNRTSEIQLLTHGHKWAHVKGTDNPADHVSRGMLPGDFVNNSLWVQGPPWLEGAETYWPKQSNLLPLAEDVLERRKTVLLVQSTLEQNPLFERYSSYWRLVRITAYLRRFINRCRSKNPLHEPFLTTLELQEAKETLVKVVQQETFSEEVKQLKQKGPLPKKFPLKNGRPIIDEKGILRLGGRLNYSNENYQTKHPIVLPSKHTFSRLIAAHFHALCLHAGPRMTLATMRREFWPISGKKLVNNVCRKCVKCFRQNPVPVIQPQGQLPQARTVPSRPFSTTGVDFCGPIYLKPVHRRAAPQKVFISVFVCFATKAVHLELVCDLSTDAFIAALRRFIARRGMPAEIQSDNGTNFQGAKNKLTELHNIFNSKRNQQFIVDECSSKGIIWRIIPPRAPNFGGLWEAAVKTAKSSLTKTIGCQQLSYEDMVTVLYQIEANMNSRPLTPLSDDPAELDVLTPGHFITGGPLLSLPDPDYTMVPTNRLRHYQQLQQVIQNHWQRWRKEYLTELNQQWQKSKHPTDIHVGQMVLLKEDGKPSIAWPLARIVAVQPGNDGVVRVATIRTKSGSYRRAVNKLFPLPIDHELQQQYDIQQQSTSQ